A single region of the Marinobacter salinus genome encodes:
- a CDS encoding sulfurtransferase TusA family protein codes for MVDRTLDASGLRCPMPLLKTKLELNGMSPGQELEVIATDVGSARDIPAFLALSSHALVSSSESNGQYRFVIKCGG; via the coding sequence ATGGTTGACCGTACTCTGGATGCTTCCGGGCTTCGCTGCCCGATGCCTTTGCTCAAAACCAAGCTCGAACTCAATGGCATGTCACCCGGGCAGGAACTGGAGGTGATTGCCACTGACGTCGGCTCGGCTCGGGATATTCCGGCATTTCTTGCGCTCTCAAGCCACGCCCTGGTCAGCTCATCGGAGAGCAATGGTCAGTACCGGTTTGTGATAAAGTGCGGCGGTTA